The Salmo salar chromosome ssa06, Ssal_v3.1, whole genome shotgun sequence genome window below encodes:
- the LOC106606931 gene encoding growth factor receptor-bound protein 2 produces the protein MEARGKYEFNATAEDELSFRKGDILKILGSQDEWFKAELHGQEGFVPQNYIERQTPSWFKETASRSSAEELLMSREVGGFLIRGSQSSPGEFSISVRHEFDVQHFKVMKDSKGHYFLWSEKFISLNKLVDFYKNTSISKQRDIYLRDGSRDDQSPSAPQPLKRGSLPEERSYGAPTAATSHRRASDLPHSQQSKRPGMEERAHTIGTPGRNTPLNSLPAPQRTSETMPHPQRAVIQVKAVYDFTAEEGDELGFLAGDVIDILDHSDPSWWQGRLRGKSGLFPANYTTPL, from the exons ATGGAAGCCAGAGGAAAGTACGAGTTTAATGCTACGGCAGAGGATGAGCTGAGCTTCCGAAAGGGAGACATCCTGAAA ATTCTAGGTAGTCAAGATGAGTGGTTTAAGGCAGAGCTGCATGGACAGGAAGGCTTTGTGCCCCAAAACTACATTGAGAGACAAACCCCAAG ctgGTTCAAGGAAACGGCAAGCCGCAGCTCTGCTGAGGAGCTCCTGATGTCTAGGGAGGTGGGGGGATTCCTGATCCGTGGCAGTCAGAGCTCCCCTGGAGAATTCTCCATCTCTGTCAG ACATGAGTTTGACGTGCAGCATTTCAAAGTGATGAAGGACAGCAAAGGCCACTACTTCCTGTGGTCAGAGAAGTTCATTTCCCTCAACAAGCTGGTGGACTTCTACAAGAACACCTCCATCTCCAAGCAACGGGACATCTACCTTAGAGACGGTAGCCGGGATGACCAGAGCCCATCCGCACCCCAACCG TTGAAGAGAGGGAGTCTACCTGAGGAGAGGAGCTATGGGGCCCCTACTGCAGCCACGTCACACCGCAGGGCCTCAGACCTTCCTCACAGTCAGCAG agCAAGAGAcctgggatggaggagagggctcACACCATAGGCACCCCTGGTAgaaacacccccctaaactctcTCCCAGCACCCCAAAGGACATCTGAAACCATGCCTCATCCACAG agggcagtcatacaggtgaaagcagtgTACGACTTCACAGCGGAGGAAGGGGACGAGCTAGGCTTCCTTGCAGGTGATGTCATTGACATTTTGGATCACTCCGATCCATCGTGGTGGCAAGGAAGATTGCGGGGTAAAAGTGGTCTGTTCCCTGCTAACTATACCACACCATTATGA